The following proteins are co-located in the Heliorestis convoluta genome:
- a CDS encoding MBL fold metallo-hydrolase, which yields MRYTTIASGSSGNAIYVEHKESRILVDAGLSGKKIEKGLQEAGVDPSSIDAIVVTHEHIDHVRGVGVLARRYGYPVYATEGTWQGMSSKIGEVKEEQIYTIQVDDKVTIKDLEVETFPTPHDARQSIGLTFDDGNSRLGIATDIGYVTQAMGRKLLGCEALIFESNHDRQMLLQGPYPERLKRRVDSKEGHLSNEEAGRVLTKLCDGGTQQIMLAHLSAENNRPEIAVDTVKEVLQQEGYSVKAWKKHEEQGCLFTEKENKKAADLRLTVAPRYEIHPMEEI from the coding sequence ATGAGATACACCACCATCGCCAGCGGTTCAAGTGGGAACGCCATTTATGTAGAGCACAAAGAAAGTCGTATTCTCGTCGATGCAGGATTAAGCGGTAAAAAAATAGAAAAAGGCCTGCAAGAAGCAGGGGTAGATCCCTCTTCAATAGATGCCATTGTAGTTACTCACGAACATATTGATCATGTTCGTGGTGTAGGCGTACTGGCTCGCCGCTATGGCTACCCAGTCTATGCAACCGAAGGCACCTGGCAGGGAATGTCGTCTAAGATTGGTGAGGTAAAAGAAGAACAAATCTACACCATTCAAGTCGATGATAAAGTAACAATCAAAGATCTAGAAGTAGAGACCTTTCCAACGCCTCATGATGCCCGCCAATCCATTGGCTTAACCTTTGATGATGGCAACAGCCGCCTTGGCATTGCCACCGATATTGGCTATGTGACGCAGGCTATGGGAAGAAAGCTTCTCGGCTGTGAAGCCTTGATCTTTGAATCAAACCACGATCGACAGATGCTTCTCCAGGGTCCTTATCCAGAAAGGCTAAAAAGGCGAGTTGATAGCAAAGAAGGGCACCTCTCTAATGAAGAAGCGGGAAGAGTTTTGACCAAGCTTTGTGATGGCGGCACCCAACAAATTATGCTCGCCCATCTCAGTGCAGAAAACAATCGACCTGAAATCGCAGTAGATACGGTGAAAGAAGTCTTACAACAAGAAGGCTACTCTGTGAAGGCTTGGAAAAAGCATGAAGAGCAGGGCTGCCTTTTTACCGAAAAAGAGAATAAAAAAGCAGCAGATCTACGCCTAACTGTCGCACCAAGGTATGAAATACACCCTATGGAGGAAATATAA